A genomic stretch from bacterium includes:
- a CDS encoding alpha/beta fold hydrolase gives MANHVVYVPGLNTKGPSEKAVFLRRSFDVVQLAYDPERPRESVERLAADLDRAAPDAVVVGSSLGGFYAYWLAKHRGRSALLLNPCVFPSRFLTAAPPSLKAEYAALEAELYAGAAAPDTVVLLETGDAVLDYAVAEAHFQSRAWVQIFQGGSHRFENRQAILDALSLFFEPIGFWDPD, from the coding sequence GTGGCCAATCACGTCGTCTACGTTCCGGGACTGAACACAAAAGGGCCGTCGGAGAAGGCCGTCTTTCTGCGGCGGTCGTTCGACGTCGTCCAACTCGCGTACGATCCCGAGCGCCCGCGGGAGTCGGTCGAACGCCTCGCGGCGGACCTCGATCGCGCCGCCCCCGACGCGGTCGTCGTCGGGTCGTCCCTCGGCGGCTTCTACGCCTACTGGCTGGCGAAGCACCGCGGACGGAGCGCGCTCCTCCTGAACCCCTGCGTCTTCCCGTCGCGCTTCCTGACGGCCGCGCCGCCGTCCCTGAAGGCCGAGTACGCCGCGCTAGAGGCCGAGCTCTACGCCGGCGCCGCCGCCCCGGACACCGTCGTGCTCCTCGAGACCGGCGACGCCGTCCTCGACTACGCCGTCGCCGAGGCGCACTTCCAGAGCCGCGCCTGGGTGCAGATCTTCCAAGGCGGCTCGCACCGCTTCGAGAACCGTCAAGCGATCCTCGACGCCCTGTCGCTCTTCTTCGAGCCGATCGGCTTCTGGGATCCCGACTGA